The Deinococcus sonorensis KR-87 genome includes a window with the following:
- a CDS encoding HD-GYP domain-containing protein, whose protein sequence is MSLPQPVRLVLGGLIFIGLVLAALSGQALVLCGAALLLASVVWPLGGRWYLVPPLAFGLGYLVVAARFPFDVMDWLGVLLALLGLAGLTRWYLTGVRQSARMRNVMRALEEGSAKLSVARDSDGMIRAGIETLERLKVAPHLAFVAYKRGTPHIMGARGNFRPFLEHPILPEDGDSRSVHADHWVADHALKLLTPPERAHHLVVPVSGMSEQQIGLLLLARPGQPFAGSDETVVKSFARLLGLALGQWHAIRELRDANELTLKSLGAALEHRDDETGGHTGRVEALSVQLARRLGWTEDRVKALRWGAYLHDLGKLAVPDAVLHKAGPLLPEERLVMQRHTVLGYDMLQELHFLPAETLDLVRYHHERWDGTGYPSGLSSHDIPATARVFSIVDVYDALISVRPYKPAWSKERALAEIRLQAGRQFDPQYVDAFLYMMAEKDDARLVR, encoded by the coding sequence GTGTCCCTCCCGCAACCCGTCCGCCTGGTGCTGGGCGGCCTGATTTTCATCGGGCTGGTGCTGGCGGCCCTGTCCGGTCAGGCGCTGGTGTTGTGCGGCGCGGCGCTCCTGCTGGCCTCGGTGGTGTGGCCGCTGGGGGGCCGCTGGTACCTGGTGCCGCCGCTGGCCTTTGGCCTCGGCTATCTGGTGGTGGCTGCCCGGTTCCCCTTTGATGTCATGGACTGGCTGGGGGTGTTGCTGGCGCTGCTGGGTCTGGCCGGCCTGACCCGCTGGTACCTGACGGGCGTGCGGCAGTCGGCCCGCATGCGCAACGTGATGCGAGCCCTGGAGGAGGGTAGCGCCAAGCTCTCGGTGGCGCGCGACAGTGACGGCATGATCCGGGCCGGCATCGAGACGCTGGAGCGCCTGAAAGTTGCCCCGCACCTCGCGTTCGTGGCCTACAAGCGCGGCACGCCACACATCATGGGCGCCCGCGGCAACTTCCGGCCGTTCCTGGAGCATCCGATCCTGCCGGAAGACGGCGACAGCCGCAGCGTGCACGCCGATCACTGGGTGGCCGACCACGCCCTGAAACTGCTGACTCCGCCGGAGCGGGCGCACCATCTGGTGGTGCCGGTCAGCGGGATGTCCGAGCAGCAGATCGGGCTGTTGCTGCTGGCCCGGCCGGGCCAGCCGTTCGCGGGCAGCGACGAGACGGTGGTCAAGTCGTTTGCCCGCTTGCTGGGGCTGGCGCTGGGCCAGTGGCACGCCATCCGCGAGCTGCGCGACGCCAACGAGCTGACGCTCAAGTCGCTGGGCGCCGCGCTGGAGCACCGCGACGATGAGACCGGCGGCCACACCGGCCGGGTGGAGGCGCTGAGCGTGCAGCTGGCCCGCCGGCTCGGCTGGACCGAGGACCGAGTCAAGGCGCTGCGCTGGGGCGCTTACCTGCATGACCTGGGCAAGCTGGCCGTGCCGGACGCGGTGCTGCACAAAGCTGGCCCGCTGCTGCCGGAGGAGCGGCTGGTGATGCAGCGCCACACCGTGCTCGGCTACGACATGCTGCAGGAGCTGCACTTCCTGCCGGCCGAGACGCTGGATCTGGTGCGCTACCACCACGAGCGTTGGGACGGCACCGGCTACCCCAGCGGCCTGTCCAGCCACGACATTCCCGCCACGGCGCGGGTGTTCAGCATCGTGGACGTCTATGACGCGCTGATCAGCGTGCGGCCCTACAAGCCCGCCTGGAGCAAGGAACGGGCGCTGGCCGAGATCCGGCTGCAGGCAGGCCGGCAGTTCGATCCTCAGTATGTGGACGCTTTCCTGTACATGATGGCCGAGAAGGATGACGCGAGGCTGGTGCGGTGA
- a CDS encoding carboxymuconolactone decarboxylase family protein has protein sequence MSDESPSAREQVFGSQHDRIFERLTRLDPDLARYIREFAYDTVYERPGLELRTRELLACALLVSLGSPAELRTHLRGALLAGATEAELRETLLFCIPYLGFPRVVAGFEQLRSLLEHSKEASPQAGPPTHSNQKR, from the coding sequence GTGAGTGATGAATCCCCAAGTGCCCGCGAGCAGGTGTTCGGGTCGCAGCACGACCGGATCTTTGAGCGACTGACCCGCCTGGACCCGGATCTGGCCCGCTACATCCGTGAGTTCGCCTACGACACCGTCTACGAGCGGCCCGGCCTGGAGCTGCGGACCCGGGAGCTGCTCGCCTGCGCGCTGCTGGTGTCGCTGGGCAGTCCGGCCGAATTGCGGACCCACCTGCGCGGCGCCCTGCTGGCCGGGGCTACTGAAGCCGAGTTGCGCGAGACGCTGCTGTTCTGCATTCCCTATCTGGGTTTTCCGCGGGTGGTGGCCGGCTTTGAGCAGTTGCGCTCCCTGCTGGAACACAGCAAGGAGGCCAGCCCGCAGGCTGGCCCCCCGACGCATTCAAATCAGAAGCGGTAG
- a CDS encoding peroxiredoxin, protein MTPRTGSAAPLFEARSDDGRLIRLADLRGRWVVLYFYPRALTPGCSLEARQFEQALPQFQQLGAEVIGVSSDTEARQAQFRDRCGLSFPLLPDSDQRIVRLYGVQRWWPPLARRQTFVIDPAGLVAHCWRSVDPARHAGEVLTWLQHARQPAWVQPSGS, encoded by the coding sequence ATGACGCCACGGACCGGCAGCGCCGCTCCACTCTTCGAGGCGCGCAGCGACGACGGCCGGCTGATCCGCCTGGCCGACCTGCGCGGCCGCTGGGTGGTGCTGTACTTCTATCCGCGCGCCCTGACGCCCGGCTGCAGCCTGGAAGCGCGGCAGTTCGAGCAGGCGCTGCCGCAGTTTCAGCAGCTGGGGGCCGAGGTGATCGGCGTCAGCAGCGACACCGAGGCGCGGCAGGCGCAGTTCCGGGACCGCTGCGGGCTGAGTTTTCCGCTGCTGCCCGACAGTGACCAGCGGATCGTGCGGCTGTACGGCGTGCAGCGCTGGTGGCCACCCCTGGCCCGGCGTCAGACGTTCGTGATCGATCCGGCGGGCCTGGTGGCGCACTGCTGGCGCTCGGTGGACCCGGCCCGACATGCCGGTGAGGTGCTCACCTGGCTGCAGCACGCGCGGCAGCCGGCCTGGGTGCAACCCAGCGGCAGTTGA
- a CDS encoding monothiol bacilliredoxin BrxC family protein, protein MSQVLIPLTTPDEVETFLSQYPLAGVFKAGTCHKTMQGFGVLETFLKDHELPVGFIRVVDWRPASNHVAARTGIQHQSPQLIMFKDGEPVFDVDNWDITPEALEPVFEQYVPARQEAAQVAGDGNVEPYRQLMRQYIDGQLPDWQFQELYVNMFRDDASLRSQREFELLSRLFGDPDAYHGGLHQLGAPQQRGDLKARVQDLLAQL, encoded by the coding sequence ATGAGCCAAGTGCTGATCCCGCTGACGACGCCCGACGAGGTCGAGACCTTTCTGTCGCAGTACCCGCTGGCCGGCGTGTTCAAGGCCGGTACCTGCCACAAGACCATGCAGGGTTTCGGGGTGCTGGAAACCTTCCTGAAGGACCACGAGCTGCCGGTCGGCTTCATCCGGGTGGTGGACTGGCGCCCCGCCTCCAACCACGTGGCGGCCCGCACCGGCATCCAGCACCAGAGCCCGCAGCTGATCATGTTCAAGGACGGCGAGCCGGTCTTCGACGTGGACAACTGGGACATCACCCCCGAGGCGCTGGAGCCGGTGTTCGAGCAATACGTGCCGGCCCGTCAGGAGGCCGCGCAGGTGGCCGGGGACGGCAATGTGGAGCCGTACCGCCAGCTGATGCGCCAGTACATCGACGGCCAGCTGCCCGACTGGCAGTTCCAGGAGTTGTACGTGAACATGTTCCGCGACGACGCCTCGCTGCGCAGCCAGCGTGAGTTCGAGCTGCTGTCGCGGCTGTTCGGCGACCCGGATGCCTACCACGGTGGCCTGCACCAGCTGGGTGCCCCGCAGCAGCGCGGCGACTTGAAGGCCCGGGTCCAGGACCTGCTGGCGCAGCTGTAA
- the tilS gene encoding tRNA lysidine(34) synthetase TilS — protein sequence MTLPEPLHRPLRAYHGQRVLVAVSGGADSVALLRALLLAGAQPTAAHFDHQLRAGSTQDARFVQQLAQDLGVPLQLGGADVRRVAAQRGWNLEDAARRLRYNFLTRAARQASLQTILTAHTRRDQAETVLWQLLRGEAVLNGIPAERGHVRRPWLEVARPDIERLLGELGQSWQEDPSNQDQGLTRNWLRLEVLPLLSSRFPGLEARLARLATLQAQDDEALDGWAARLTSHADVGRLPLAVLRRAARQQLRVAGLEPRLEHLLQVAGGMQDRQTHHLDLPGAQSVTVTAGRLQLDTLIWPEPEFAVPDGWTLRHRQPGDRVRLPGGTRKLSDVLTDRKVPRSERDRVWLAVQEGTDGAQVQWVGLQPALWAVGARELVGAAPDPWHEAMGEALRLAHEAAARQEVPVGAVVLQGERVVGRGSNTSRADRDMTRHAELEALRQATQVVGPYLNGCTLVVTLEPCPMCLGAALEARVDRVVYGAANPRAGALGGVQDLLEFRWGHRLQVVGGVRASEARRLLRQSFQSWRAGTY from the coding sequence ATGACGCTGCCCGAACCGCTGCACCGGCCGTTGCGCGCGTACCACGGCCAGCGTGTGCTGGTGGCGGTGTCGGGCGGCGCCGACTCGGTGGCGCTGCTGCGAGCGCTGCTGCTGGCCGGAGCGCAGCCCACGGCTGCGCACTTCGACCATCAGCTGCGCGCCGGCTCCACGCAGGATGCCCGCTTCGTGCAGCAGTTGGCCCAGGACCTGGGCGTTCCGCTGCAGCTGGGAGGGGCTGACGTGCGCCGTGTCGCGGCCCAGCGCGGCTGGAATCTGGAGGACGCGGCGCGCCGGCTGCGCTACAATTTCCTGACCCGGGCGGCGCGGCAGGCGAGCCTGCAGACGATCCTGACCGCTCACACCCGCCGCGACCAGGCGGAGACGGTGCTGTGGCAGCTGCTGCGCGGTGAAGCGGTGCTGAACGGGATTCCGGCGGAGCGCGGCCATGTGCGGCGGCCCTGGCTGGAGGTGGCGCGTCCCGACATCGAGCGGCTGCTGGGCGAGCTGGGCCAGTCCTGGCAGGAGGACCCCAGCAATCAGGATCAGGGCCTGACCCGCAACTGGCTGCGGCTGGAGGTGCTGCCGCTGCTGTCCAGCCGCTTTCCGGGGCTGGAGGCGCGGCTGGCGCGGCTGGCCACCCTGCAAGCGCAGGACGACGAGGCGCTGGACGGCTGGGCGGCCCGCCTGACCAGCCACGCCGACGTGGGCCGCCTCCCGTTGGCGGTGCTGCGCCGGGCGGCGCGTCAGCAGCTGCGGGTGGCAGGGCTGGAGCCGCGCCTGGAGCATTTGCTGCAGGTGGCCGGCGGCATGCAGGACCGGCAGACCCACCATCTGGACCTGCCGGGAGCACAGTCCGTCACGGTCACTGCGGGCCGGCTGCAGCTGGACACCCTGATCTGGCCCGAGCCGGAGTTCGCGGTGCCGGACGGCTGGACCCTGCGCCACCGCCAGCCAGGCGACCGTGTGCGGCTGCCGGGCGGTACCCGCAAGCTCAGTGACGTGCTGACGGATCGCAAGGTGCCGAGAAGTGAGCGCGACCGGGTGTGGCTGGCGGTGCAGGAGGGCACGGACGGCGCGCAGGTACAGTGGGTGGGGCTGCAGCCGGCCCTCTGGGCGGTTGGCGCGCGTGAACTGGTCGGGGCGGCCCCGGACCCCTGGCATGAGGCGATGGGGGAGGCACTGCGGCTCGCCCACGAGGCCGCCGCCCGCCAGGAGGTGCCGGTGGGGGCGGTGGTGCTGCAGGGCGAGCGGGTGGTGGGGCGCGGGTCCAACACCAGCCGTGCCGACCGGGACATGACTCGCCACGCCGAGCTGGAGGCGCTGCGGCAGGCAACGCAGGTGGTGGGGCCGTACCTGAACGGCTGCACGCTGGTGGTGACGCTGGAGCCGTGTCCGATGTGCTTGGGCGCGGCGCTGGAGGCGCGGGTGGACCGGGTAGTCTACGGCGCGGCCAACCCCCGTGCAGGCGCGCTGGGCGGCGTCCAGGACCTGCTGGAGTTCCGCTGGGGTCACCGGCTTCAGGTGGTGGGCGGCGTGCGGGCCAGCGAGGCGCGGCGGCTGCTTCGCCAGAGTTTTCAATCATGGCGCGCCGGAACGTACTAG
- a CDS encoding class I SAM-dependent rRNA methyltransferase, producing MTLPDLTAGLARAVQRRAGLAASGTTLYRAVHTTETEGVYALDRAGEVGILNLYRELLPAQEQQLAAACAQALPLRAVYLKRRPQEARHLANVQREQLAPPGPVWGEAQPELTALEQGVPYLIRPGSDLSTGLFTDARPARQWVREHAPPGGRVLNTFAYTCGFGLNARLGGAEVVKNLDLSRKVLAWGQQNYGLSGLPHPDTDFIYGDVFDWMARFERQGQQFELLILDPPAFARSRAGVWRSERDYARLARLAAALLAPGGRLLALNNHAGVSRAAFQRMLQDGAPRLRVQVQLGPGEDYPGADHLKVLVLG from the coding sequence GTGACCCTGCCTGACCTGACGGCTGGCCTCGCCCGCGCGGTGCAGCGTCGGGCGGGGCTGGCTGCGTCCGGCACCACGCTGTACCGCGCGGTTCACACCACCGAGACGGAGGGCGTGTATGCCCTGGACCGGGCCGGTGAGGTGGGCATCCTGAACCTGTACCGCGAACTGCTTCCCGCCCAGGAACAGCAGCTCGCGGCGGCCTGCGCCCAGGCGCTGCCGTTGAGGGCCGTGTACCTGAAACGCCGCCCGCAGGAAGCGCGGCATCTGGCCAACGTGCAGCGTGAGCAGCTGGCGCCACCCGGGCCGGTGTGGGGCGAGGCGCAGCCGGAACTGACCGCGCTGGAACAGGGCGTCCCGTACCTGATCCGGCCCGGCAGTGACCTGAGCACTGGCCTGTTCACCGACGCGCGCCCCGCCCGCCAGTGGGTGCGCGAGCATGCGCCGCCCGGCGGCCGGGTGCTGAACACGTTCGCGTACACCTGCGGCTTCGGGCTGAATGCCCGGCTCGGCGGCGCGGAGGTGGTCAAGAACCTGGACCTCTCGCGCAAGGTGCTGGCCTGGGGTCAGCAGAACTATGGGCTGTCCGGCCTGCCCCACCCGGACACTGACTTCATCTATGGCGACGTCTTTGACTGGATGGCGCGCTTCGAGCGGCAGGGCCAGCAGTTTGAGCTGCTGATTCTGGACCCGCCCGCCTTCGCCCGCAGCCGCGCCGGGGTCTGGCGTTCCGAGCGCGACTACGCCCGGCTGGCCCGGCTGGCAGCGGCGCTGCTGGCGCCGGGAGGCCGGCTGCTGGCCCTCAATAACCACGCCGGGGTCAGCCGGGCCGCCTTCCAGCGGATGCTGCAGGACGGGGCGCCGCGGCTGCGGGTTCAGGTCCAGCTGGGGCCGGGCGAGGACTATCCGGGCGCCGATCATCTCAAGGTGCTGGTGCTCGGCTGA
- a CDS encoding HAMP domain-containing protein gives MQPAALAPVPMLGQVAMPDLLTTVIAPVEPAPVIPAAPSAEDAWADFTGSLASSSTTSVSEPEPEANVVSVEAAEERVERRRSSLSRSVLTAALLPLLLATVATVVTVFVTEPRLQRTLLSQNAQAVAVAVASNLDTSDQNTVYAQIDTLLKRSTVGFVQVELPDGTTFFRSKTPDTDGPLSVKVANWVQGHPGSSSFVQKGSAADAYRYQLGLLEQVGATSSEQANSLRKAIAEPANQRSSTTTYVLSRIGVSSSQQGDRVIGEPQDLQASNLLYNIAVGVPSNDAQTALRRNLLVIFSLSLLFFVVAALMAARTARRIVEPIERLVKAADAISMGDLERPVRPERNDEIGDLAEALERMRLSLEAAMERLRRRRAR, from the coding sequence GTGCAGCCGGCGGCGCTGGCACCGGTCCCGATGCTGGGGCAGGTCGCCATGCCGGACCTGCTGACCACCGTGATTGCCCCGGTGGAGCCCGCGCCGGTCATCCCGGCCGCGCCGTCGGCCGAGGATGCCTGGGCCGACTTCACCGGTTCGCTGGCCAGCAGCTCCACCACCTCGGTGAGCGAGCCGGAGCCGGAAGCCAATGTGGTGAGTGTGGAGGCTGCCGAGGAGCGCGTCGAGCGCCGCCGCTCCAGCCTGTCGCGCAGCGTGCTGACGGCGGCCCTGCTGCCGCTGCTGCTGGCCACCGTGGCCACGGTCGTGACCGTGTTCGTGACCGAGCCGCGCCTGCAGCGCACCCTGCTGAGCCAGAACGCCCAGGCGGTGGCGGTGGCCGTGGCCAGCAACCTCGACACCTCCGACCAGAACACCGTGTACGCGCAGATCGACACGCTGCTCAAGCGCAGTACCGTGGGCTTCGTGCAGGTGGAGCTGCCGGACGGCACCACCTTCTTCCGCAGTAAGACGCCCGACACCGACGGCCCGCTGTCGGTGAAGGTGGCCAACTGGGTGCAGGGCCACCCGGGCAGCTCCAGCTTCGTGCAGAAGGGCAGCGCGGCCGACGCCTACCGCTACCAGCTGGGACTGCTTGAGCAGGTGGGCGCCACCAGCTCCGAGCAGGCCAACTCGCTGCGGAAGGCCATCGCGGAACCGGCCAACCAGCGCTCCAGCACCACCACATACGTGCTGTCGCGCATCGGGGTGTCGTCCAGCCAGCAGGGGGACCGCGTGATCGGTGAGCCGCAGGACCTGCAGGCCAGCAACCTGCTGTACAACATCGCGGTCGGTGTGCCGAGCAACGACGCCCAGACCGCGCTGCGCCGCAACCTGCTGGTGATCTTCTCGCTGTCGCTGCTGTTCTTCGTGGTGGCGGCGCTGATGGCCGCCCGCACCGCCCGCCGGATCGTGGAGCCGATCGAGCGTCTGGTGAAGGCCGCCGACGCGATCAGCATGGGCGACCTGGAGCGTCCGGTGCGTCCGGAGCGCAACGACGAGATCGGCGACCTGGCCGAGGCGCTGGAGCGTATGCGTCTGTCGCTGGAAGCCGCCATGGAGCGTCTGCGCCGCCGCCGCGCCCGCTGA